A stretch of Gopherus evgoodei ecotype Sinaloan lineage chromosome 12, rGopEvg1_v1.p, whole genome shotgun sequence DNA encodes these proteins:
- the CTU2 gene encoding cytoplasmic tRNA 2-thiolation protein 2 isoform X2, whose protein sequence is MCQAQEEYGGCDPPRRRPQVSCAEKCMKCKEASPVLVIRVGDAFCKACFREYFVHKFRAMLGKNRAIYPGEKVLLALSGGPASSSMLRQVQEGLSRETAKKLRFIPGIIYVDEGAVCGQSLAERGDTLLQMETILQASRFPYHLAHLEEVFDLPSSILQHAPHNPTGPKNSYKEAVEGFIRQQRREEGGSPSLPERQIQEKLAEVSLRDVPGMEGLADPEARLLAAVRTEQLIRLFGSVKTLTAKEELLQTLRNHLILHTARTQGYSKVMMGESCTRLAVKLLTNLSLGRGASLAMDTGFSDDRHGDVVVVRPMREYSAKEIAFYNHLFGVPTVFTPALDTKALEKASIHRVIERFVYGLQAEFPSTVSTVYRTGEKLSVTPGDASPAAEPERCLLCLCALDTNVEDGSALQAILVSEQLSQQKLPAASPAGRGCCPGAEEQRGCCMNTTAPGADAQANFLPLLCYGCRLTIKDTTCLESLPLYVRSEAERRKRRAAMKLEIQEFLLEDEAVTPGES, encoded by the exons CTGTGCGGAGAAGTGCATGAAGTGCAAGGAGGCCTCTCCTGTGTTGGTCATTCGTGTTGGAGATGCCTTTTGCAA GGCCTGTTTTAGGGAGTATTTTGTTCACAAGTTCCGTGCAATGCTTGGGAAGAATCGTGCCATTTACCCAGGAGAGAAG GTTCTTCTTGCATTATCGGGTGGACCTGCCTCTAGCTCAATGCTTCGACAAGTCCAAGAG GGGCTGAGTCGGGAAACAGCCAAGAAACTGCGCTTTATACCAGGCATCATCTACGTTGACG AGGGAGCTGTGTGCGGACAAAGCCTGGCTGAGAGAGGGGATACGCTGCTCCAGATGGAGACCATCCTGCAAGCCTCAAGGTTTCCATATCACCTGGCCCACTTAGAAGAG GTGTTTGACTTGCCCAGCTCCATCCTGCAGCATGCGCCCCACAATCCCACAGGCCCCAAGAACAGCTACAAGGAAGCAGTGGAGGGCTTCATCCGCCAGCAGAGGCGGGAGGAGGGTGGAAGCCCCTCTCTCCCAGAGAGGCAGATCCAGGAGAAGCTTGCCGAGGTCAGCCTGCGAGATGTGCCCGGAATGGAGGGGCTGGCCGACCCAGAAGCCAGGCTGCTGGCTGCAGTCCGGACTGAGCAGCTGATCCGGCTCTTTGGGTCCGTGAAGACCCTGACAGCTAAAGAAGAGCTTCTGCAGACCCTGAG GAACCACCTGATCCTGCACACGGCTAGGACCCAAGGGTACTCCAAGGTCATGATGGGAGAGAGCTGCACCCGCCTGGCTGTCAAACTGCTGACCAACCTCTCACTGGGGCGGGGAGCCTCTCTCGCTATGGACACA GGCTTCTCGGACGATCGCCATGGCGATGTGGTGGTGGTGCGGCCCATGAGGGAGTACTCTGCCAAGGAAATCGCCTTCTACAACCACTTGTTTGGTGTTCCCACAGTCTTCACTCCTGCCTTGGACACCAAG gcCCTGGAGAAGGCCAGCATCCACCGGGTGATCGAGCGCTTCGTCTATGGTCTGCAGGCAGAGTTCCCCTCGACTGTCAGCACCGTATACCG GACGGGCGAGAAGCTGAGCGTGACCCCTGGAGAcgccagccctgctgctgagcCCGAACGCTGCCTCCTGTGTTTGTGTGCCCTGGACACCAACGTGG AGGACGGCTCCGCTTTGCAAGCCATCCTGGTCTCGGAGCAGCTCTCCCAGCAAAAGCTGCCAGCTGCGTCGCCAGCCGGGAGAGGGTGCTGCCCGGGGGCAGAGGAGCAGAGAGGATGCTGCATGAACACGACAGCTCCAGG GGCCGACGCCCAGGCCaacttcctgcccctgctctgctacGGCTGCAGACTGACCATCAAGGACACG ACCTGCCTGGAGAGCCTCCCGCTCTACGTCCGCTCGGAGGCAGAGCGCAGGAAACGCAG GGCCGCGATGAAGCTGGAAATTCAGGAGTTCTtgctggaagatgaagctgtgACTCCGGGTGAGAGCTGA
- the CTU2 gene encoding cytoplasmic tRNA 2-thiolation protein 2 isoform X1, with amino-acid sequence MCQAQEEYGGCDPPRRRPQVSCAEKCMKCKEASPVLVIRVGDAFCKACFREYFVHKFRAMLGKNRAIYPGEKVLLALSGGPASSSMLRQVQEGLSRETAKKLRFIPGIIYVDEGAVCGQSLAERGDTLLQMETILQASRFPYHLAHLEEVFDLPSSILQHAPHNPTGPKNSYKEAVEGFIRQQRREEGGSPSLPERQIQEKLAEVSLRDVPGMEGLADPEARLLAAVRTEQLIRLFGSVKTLTAKEELLQTLRNHLILHTARTQGYSKVMMGESCTRLAVKLLTNLSLGRGASLAMDTGFSDDRHGDVVVVRPMREYSAKEIAFYNHLFGVPTVFTPALDTKALEKASIHRVIERFVYGLQAEFPSTVSTVYRTGEKLSVTPGDASPAAEPERCLLCLCALDTNVEDGSALQAILVSEQLSQQKLPAASPAGRGCCPGAEEQRGCCMNTTAPGADAQANFLPLLCYGCRLTIKDTTCLESLPLYVRSEAERRKRRAAMKLEIQEFLLEDEAVTPAGLGPWADSPVSSG; translated from the exons CTGTGCGGAGAAGTGCATGAAGTGCAAGGAGGCCTCTCCTGTGTTGGTCATTCGTGTTGGAGATGCCTTTTGCAA GGCCTGTTTTAGGGAGTATTTTGTTCACAAGTTCCGTGCAATGCTTGGGAAGAATCGTGCCATTTACCCAGGAGAGAAG GTTCTTCTTGCATTATCGGGTGGACCTGCCTCTAGCTCAATGCTTCGACAAGTCCAAGAG GGGCTGAGTCGGGAAACAGCCAAGAAACTGCGCTTTATACCAGGCATCATCTACGTTGACG AGGGAGCTGTGTGCGGACAAAGCCTGGCTGAGAGAGGGGATACGCTGCTCCAGATGGAGACCATCCTGCAAGCCTCAAGGTTTCCATATCACCTGGCCCACTTAGAAGAG GTGTTTGACTTGCCCAGCTCCATCCTGCAGCATGCGCCCCACAATCCCACAGGCCCCAAGAACAGCTACAAGGAAGCAGTGGAGGGCTTCATCCGCCAGCAGAGGCGGGAGGAGGGTGGAAGCCCCTCTCTCCCAGAGAGGCAGATCCAGGAGAAGCTTGCCGAGGTCAGCCTGCGAGATGTGCCCGGAATGGAGGGGCTGGCCGACCCAGAAGCCAGGCTGCTGGCTGCAGTCCGGACTGAGCAGCTGATCCGGCTCTTTGGGTCCGTGAAGACCCTGACAGCTAAAGAAGAGCTTCTGCAGACCCTGAG GAACCACCTGATCCTGCACACGGCTAGGACCCAAGGGTACTCCAAGGTCATGATGGGAGAGAGCTGCACCCGCCTGGCTGTCAAACTGCTGACCAACCTCTCACTGGGGCGGGGAGCCTCTCTCGCTATGGACACA GGCTTCTCGGACGATCGCCATGGCGATGTGGTGGTGGTGCGGCCCATGAGGGAGTACTCTGCCAAGGAAATCGCCTTCTACAACCACTTGTTTGGTGTTCCCACAGTCTTCACTCCTGCCTTGGACACCAAG gcCCTGGAGAAGGCCAGCATCCACCGGGTGATCGAGCGCTTCGTCTATGGTCTGCAGGCAGAGTTCCCCTCGACTGTCAGCACCGTATACCG GACGGGCGAGAAGCTGAGCGTGACCCCTGGAGAcgccagccctgctgctgagcCCGAACGCTGCCTCCTGTGTTTGTGTGCCCTGGACACCAACGTGG AGGACGGCTCCGCTTTGCAAGCCATCCTGGTCTCGGAGCAGCTCTCCCAGCAAAAGCTGCCAGCTGCGTCGCCAGCCGGGAGAGGGTGCTGCCCGGGGGCAGAGGAGCAGAGAGGATGCTGCATGAACACGACAGCTCCAGG GGCCGACGCCCAGGCCaacttcctgcccctgctctgctacGGCTGCAGACTGACCATCAAGGACACG ACCTGCCTGGAGAGCCTCCCGCTCTACGTCCGCTCGGAGGCAGAGCGCAGGAAACGCAG GGCCGCGATGAAGCTGGAAATTCAGGAGTTCTtgctggaagatgaagctgtgACTCCGG CTGGACTGGGGCCCTGGGCTGACTCCCCAGTCTCAAGTGGGTGA
- the CTU2 gene encoding cytoplasmic tRNA 2-thiolation protein 2 isoform X4, translating to MKCKEASPVLVIRVGDAFCKACFREYFVHKFRAMLGKNRAIYPGEKVLLALSGGPASSSMLRQVQEGLSRETAKKLRFIPGIIYVDEGAVCGQSLAERGDTLLQMETILQASRFPYHLAHLEEVFDLPSSILQHAPHNPTGPKNSYKEAVEGFIRQQRREEGGSPSLPERQIQEKLAEVSLRDVPGMEGLADPEARLLAAVRTEQLIRLFGSVKTLTAKEELLQTLRNHLILHTARTQGYSKVMMGESCTRLAVKLLTNLSLGRGASLAMDTGFSDDRHGDVVVVRPMREYSAKEIAFYNHLFGVPTVFTPALDTKALEKASIHRVIERFVYGLQAEFPSTVSTVYRTGEKLSVTPGDASPAAEPERCLLCLCALDTNVEDGSALQAILVSEQLSQQKLPAASPAGRGCCPGAEEQRGCCMNTTAPGADAQANFLPLLCYGCRLTIKDTTCLESLPLYVRSEAERRKRRAAMKLEIQEFLLEDEAVTPAGLGPWADSPVSSG from the exons ATGAAGTGCAAGGAGGCCTCTCCTGTGTTGGTCATTCGTGTTGGAGATGCCTTTTGCAA GGCCTGTTTTAGGGAGTATTTTGTTCACAAGTTCCGTGCAATGCTTGGGAAGAATCGTGCCATTTACCCAGGAGAGAAG GTTCTTCTTGCATTATCGGGTGGACCTGCCTCTAGCTCAATGCTTCGACAAGTCCAAGAG GGGCTGAGTCGGGAAACAGCCAAGAAACTGCGCTTTATACCAGGCATCATCTACGTTGACG AGGGAGCTGTGTGCGGACAAAGCCTGGCTGAGAGAGGGGATACGCTGCTCCAGATGGAGACCATCCTGCAAGCCTCAAGGTTTCCATATCACCTGGCCCACTTAGAAGAG GTGTTTGACTTGCCCAGCTCCATCCTGCAGCATGCGCCCCACAATCCCACAGGCCCCAAGAACAGCTACAAGGAAGCAGTGGAGGGCTTCATCCGCCAGCAGAGGCGGGAGGAGGGTGGAAGCCCCTCTCTCCCAGAGAGGCAGATCCAGGAGAAGCTTGCCGAGGTCAGCCTGCGAGATGTGCCCGGAATGGAGGGGCTGGCCGACCCAGAAGCCAGGCTGCTGGCTGCAGTCCGGACTGAGCAGCTGATCCGGCTCTTTGGGTCCGTGAAGACCCTGACAGCTAAAGAAGAGCTTCTGCAGACCCTGAG GAACCACCTGATCCTGCACACGGCTAGGACCCAAGGGTACTCCAAGGTCATGATGGGAGAGAGCTGCACCCGCCTGGCTGTCAAACTGCTGACCAACCTCTCACTGGGGCGGGGAGCCTCTCTCGCTATGGACACA GGCTTCTCGGACGATCGCCATGGCGATGTGGTGGTGGTGCGGCCCATGAGGGAGTACTCTGCCAAGGAAATCGCCTTCTACAACCACTTGTTTGGTGTTCCCACAGTCTTCACTCCTGCCTTGGACACCAAG gcCCTGGAGAAGGCCAGCATCCACCGGGTGATCGAGCGCTTCGTCTATGGTCTGCAGGCAGAGTTCCCCTCGACTGTCAGCACCGTATACCG GACGGGCGAGAAGCTGAGCGTGACCCCTGGAGAcgccagccctgctgctgagcCCGAACGCTGCCTCCTGTGTTTGTGTGCCCTGGACACCAACGTGG AGGACGGCTCCGCTTTGCAAGCCATCCTGGTCTCGGAGCAGCTCTCCCAGCAAAAGCTGCCAGCTGCGTCGCCAGCCGGGAGAGGGTGCTGCCCGGGGGCAGAGGAGCAGAGAGGATGCTGCATGAACACGACAGCTCCAGG GGCCGACGCCCAGGCCaacttcctgcccctgctctgctacGGCTGCAGACTGACCATCAAGGACACG ACCTGCCTGGAGAGCCTCCCGCTCTACGTCCGCTCGGAGGCAGAGCGCAGGAAACGCAG GGCCGCGATGAAGCTGGAAATTCAGGAGTTCTtgctggaagatgaagctgtgACTCCGG CTGGACTGGGGCCCTGGGCTGACTCCCCAGTCTCAAGTGGGTGA
- the CTU2 gene encoding cytoplasmic tRNA 2-thiolation protein 2 isoform X3, protein MLGKNRAIYPGEKVLLALSGGPASSSMLRQVQEGLSRETAKKLRFIPGIIYVDEGAVCGQSLAERGDTLLQMETILQASRFPYHLAHLEEVFDLPSSILQHAPHNPTGPKNSYKEAVEGFIRQQRREEGGSPSLPERQIQEKLAEVSLRDVPGMEGLADPEARLLAAVRTEQLIRLFGSVKTLTAKEELLQTLRNHLILHTARTQGYSKVMMGESCTRLAVKLLTNLSLGRGASLAMDTGFSDDRHGDVVVVRPMREYSAKEIAFYNHLFGVPTVFTPALDTKALEKASIHRVIERFVYGLQAEFPSTVSTVYRTGEKLSVTPGDASPAAEPERCLLCLCALDTNVEDGSALQAILVSEQLSQQKLPAASPAGRGCCPGAEEQRGCCMNTTAPGADAQANFLPLLCYGCRLTIKDTTCLESLPLYVRSEAERRKRRAAMKLEIQEFLLEDEAVTPAGLGPWADSPVSSG, encoded by the exons ATGCTTGGGAAGAATCGTGCCATTTACCCAGGAGAGAAG GTTCTTCTTGCATTATCGGGTGGACCTGCCTCTAGCTCAATGCTTCGACAAGTCCAAGAG GGGCTGAGTCGGGAAACAGCCAAGAAACTGCGCTTTATACCAGGCATCATCTACGTTGACG AGGGAGCTGTGTGCGGACAAAGCCTGGCTGAGAGAGGGGATACGCTGCTCCAGATGGAGACCATCCTGCAAGCCTCAAGGTTTCCATATCACCTGGCCCACTTAGAAGAG GTGTTTGACTTGCCCAGCTCCATCCTGCAGCATGCGCCCCACAATCCCACAGGCCCCAAGAACAGCTACAAGGAAGCAGTGGAGGGCTTCATCCGCCAGCAGAGGCGGGAGGAGGGTGGAAGCCCCTCTCTCCCAGAGAGGCAGATCCAGGAGAAGCTTGCCGAGGTCAGCCTGCGAGATGTGCCCGGAATGGAGGGGCTGGCCGACCCAGAAGCCAGGCTGCTGGCTGCAGTCCGGACTGAGCAGCTGATCCGGCTCTTTGGGTCCGTGAAGACCCTGACAGCTAAAGAAGAGCTTCTGCAGACCCTGAG GAACCACCTGATCCTGCACACGGCTAGGACCCAAGGGTACTCCAAGGTCATGATGGGAGAGAGCTGCACCCGCCTGGCTGTCAAACTGCTGACCAACCTCTCACTGGGGCGGGGAGCCTCTCTCGCTATGGACACA GGCTTCTCGGACGATCGCCATGGCGATGTGGTGGTGGTGCGGCCCATGAGGGAGTACTCTGCCAAGGAAATCGCCTTCTACAACCACTTGTTTGGTGTTCCCACAGTCTTCACTCCTGCCTTGGACACCAAG gcCCTGGAGAAGGCCAGCATCCACCGGGTGATCGAGCGCTTCGTCTATGGTCTGCAGGCAGAGTTCCCCTCGACTGTCAGCACCGTATACCG GACGGGCGAGAAGCTGAGCGTGACCCCTGGAGAcgccagccctgctgctgagcCCGAACGCTGCCTCCTGTGTTTGTGTGCCCTGGACACCAACGTGG AGGACGGCTCCGCTTTGCAAGCCATCCTGGTCTCGGAGCAGCTCTCCCAGCAAAAGCTGCCAGCTGCGTCGCCAGCCGGGAGAGGGTGCTGCCCGGGGGCAGAGGAGCAGAGAGGATGCTGCATGAACACGACAGCTCCAGG GGCCGACGCCCAGGCCaacttcctgcccctgctctgctacGGCTGCAGACTGACCATCAAGGACACG ACCTGCCTGGAGAGCCTCCCGCTCTACGTCCGCTCGGAGGCAGAGCGCAGGAAACGCAG GGCCGCGATGAAGCTGGAAATTCAGGAGTTCTtgctggaagatgaagctgtgACTCCGG CTGGACTGGGGCCCTGGGCTGACTCCCCAGTCTCAAGTGGGTGA